A DNA window from Bacteroides cellulosilyticus contains the following coding sequences:
- a CDS encoding bifunctional helix-turn-helix transcriptional regulator/GNAT family N-acetyltransferase, producing MDEFIKLGYLAGATRFRRISDKLYIDGNKLYSDENVQFKASWFSVYYALSVSEKPLTVLDLANIIGFSHITVKNIIREMENENLVQIEQNIKDKRSKIIHLSEKGISELPKLRELWKKFSIALQSILEEGHPDILNILARIDNKMDSCHIYDIKENNSLINILDYRPSLKNSFTTLVGNWLSDMLNGKLEQEDLFTINNPGEAYLLNGGFVFFAEYHNNIVGCVALKRLDENQFEFAKLIVAEEARRLGVATKLIERCIARCKENKVSKLWLQTTNKLVGAHKLYYKMGFVDEKAPLSMNVLNRTEKIMMLQLSIDNL from the coding sequence ATGGACGAATTTATAAAATTAGGCTATTTAGCAGGTGCAACAAGATTTAGAAGAATAAGCGACAAGTTGTACATAGATGGAAACAAACTATACAGTGATGAAAATGTACAGTTTAAAGCAAGTTGGTTTTCAGTATATTACGCATTATCCGTATCCGAAAAGCCATTGACTGTATTAGATTTAGCTAATATTATTGGCTTTTCTCACATAACAGTTAAAAACATAATAAGAGAAATGGAAAATGAGAATTTAGTTCAAATAGAGCAAAATATTAAAGACAAAAGGTCTAAAATAATTCATTTATCAGAAAAGGGAATTTCAGAACTTCCAAAGTTACGAGAACTGTGGAAGAAGTTCTCAATCGCTCTTCAAAGTATATTAGAAGAAGGACATCCTGATATTTTAAATATTTTAGCCCGCATAGATAACAAAATGGATAGTTGCCATATTTATGATATAAAAGAAAATAATTCGCTTATTAATATATTAGATTATAGACCATCACTAAAAAATTCGTTTACCACATTAGTTGGTAATTGGTTATCAGATATGCTAAACGGAAAATTAGAGCAGGAAGATTTATTTACTATAAATAATCCGGGTGAGGCATATTTATTAAATGGTGGCTTTGTTTTTTTTGCGGAATATCATAATAATATAGTAGGATGTGTAGCATTAAAAAGATTAGATGAAAATCAATTTGAATTTGCAAAGCTAATTGTAGCAGAAGAAGCTCGCAGATTAGGAGTAGCAACTAAATTAATTGAAAGATGTATTGCAAGATGTAAAGAAAATAAAGTTTCTAAGTTATGGCTACAAACGACTAACAAATTAGTTGGAGCACATAAACTATATTATAAAATGGGATTTGTAGATGAAAAAGCTCCTTTATCCATGAATGTTCTTAATAGAACTGAAAAAATAATGATGCTTCAATTAAGCATTGATAATTTATAA
- a CDS encoding LacI family DNA-binding transcriptional regulator, with amino-acid sequence MEYRKHTSLKDLAQALGVSIPTVSRALKDSPEISSELCAKAKKLAKEMNYRPNPFAMSLRKNTPRIIGVVVPDIVTHFFASILNGIENMAVDNGYFVIITTSHESYEYEKRNIENLVNMRVEGIIACLSQETTDYAHLAALKDINMPLILFDRVCLTDQFSSVVADGVQSAQMATQHLLDTGSKRVAFIGGANHLDIVTKRKHGYLEALRDNHIPIEKELVICRKIDYEEGKIATEALLSLPQPPDAILAMNDTLAFAAIEVIKSHDLRIPEDIAIIGYTDEQHANYVEPKLSAVSHQTYKMGETACRLLIDQIKGNRTVRQVIIPTNLQIRESSRKK; translated from the coding sequence ATGGAATATCGGAAACATACTTCATTAAAAGATCTCGCCCAAGCATTAGGCGTATCCATCCCCACTGTATCCAGGGCACTAAAAGACAGTCCTGAAATTAGCAGTGAGCTTTGCGCTAAAGCCAAGAAGCTGGCAAAAGAAATGAATTACCGCCCCAACCCTTTTGCCATGAGTCTGCGAAAAAACACCCCGCGTATCATTGGAGTCGTCGTACCGGATATCGTTACCCATTTCTTCGCATCCATCCTGAACGGGATAGAGAATATGGCAGTGGACAACGGATACTTTGTTATCATCACCACTTCACATGAATCCTACGAATATGAGAAAAGGAACATTGAGAATTTAGTCAATATGCGGGTGGAGGGTATCATTGCCTGTCTGTCCCAAGAAACTACAGATTATGCTCATCTTGCCGCCCTGAAGGACATTAATATGCCACTCATCCTCTTCGACCGTGTTTGCCTGACCGACCAGTTTTCTTCGGTAGTAGCAGATGGAGTGCAATCGGCACAAATGGCTACCCAACATTTATTGGATACAGGTAGTAAACGAGTGGCTTTCATAGGAGGAGCTAACCATTTGGATATTGTGACAAAAAGAAAACACGGTTACCTGGAAGCTCTTCGTGACAATCATATTCCCATTGAAAAAGAACTGGTAATCTGTCGGAAAATAGATTATGAAGAGGGCAAAATAGCAACGGAAGCCTTGTTATCCCTTCCTCAACCTCCCGATGCCATTCTTGCCATGAATGACACATTAGCCTTTGCCGCCATAGAAGTTATTAAAAGTCACGACCTTCGCATTCCGGAAGATATAGCTATCATCGGTTATACAGACGAACAACATGCCAACTATGTAGAACCAAAACTATCGGCAGTATCACATCAGACCTATAAAATGGGAGAAACGGCTTGTCGTTTATTAATAGACCAAATCAAAGGGAATAGAACAGTCAGGCAAGTAATCATTCCGACAAATCTGCAAATCAGGGAAAGTAGTAGAAAGAAATAA
- a CDS encoding aldo/keto reductase, with protein sequence MQYHEIGKTGMKVSSLSFGASSLGGVFHDVKEKEGIEAVFTAVESGMNFIDVSPYYGHYKAETVLGKALKDIPRDRYYLSTKVGRYGKDGVNTWDYSAKRAVESVYESMERLNIDFIDLINVHDIEFADLNQIVNETLPALVELREKGVVGHVGITDLQLENLKWVIDHSPSGTVESILNFCHYCLCDDKLADFLDYFESKGIGVINASPLSMGLLSERGVPAWHPAPEPLVDACRKAMEHCKARNYPIEKLAMQFSVSNPRIATTLFSTANPLNVKKNVSFIEEPIDWTLVHEVQKIIGEQQRVSWANS encoded by the coding sequence ATGCAATACCATGAAATCGGAAAGACAGGGATGAAAGTATCATCTCTCAGTTTTGGAGCTTCTTCTTTAGGAGGGGTTTTCCATGATGTTAAAGAGAAAGAAGGAATTGAGGCTGTGTTTACTGCTGTCGAATCGGGCATGAATTTTATAGATGTCTCCCCTTATTATGGGCATTATAAAGCAGAGACTGTTTTAGGAAAAGCTTTGAAAGATATTCCACGTGACCGGTATTATCTTTCTACCAAAGTGGGACGTTATGGAAAAGATGGTGTCAATACTTGGGATTACTCTGCAAAGCGTGCGGTAGAAAGTGTATATGAGAGTATGGAACGTCTGAATATCGACTTTATCGATTTGATTAATGTGCACGATATTGAGTTTGCTGATCTGAACCAGATTGTTAATGAGACATTACCGGCATTGGTAGAACTGCGTGAAAAAGGAGTTGTCGGCCATGTCGGAATCACTGATTTGCAACTCGAAAACCTGAAATGGGTAATTGACCACTCTCCGAGCGGTACGGTAGAATCTATACTCAATTTCTGCCATTATTGCCTGTGCGATGACAAGCTAGCGGATTTTCTTGATTATTTTGAATCGAAGGGAATAGGCGTGATAAATGCCTCTCCGCTATCCATGGGATTGTTGAGCGAACGAGGCGTTCCTGCATGGCATCCGGCTCCGGAACCTTTGGTGGATGCTTGTCGCAAAGCAATGGAACATTGTAAAGCGAGAAATTATCCCATTGAGAAATTAGCTATGCAGTTCTCTGTTAGTAATCCTCGGATTGCGACTACATTGTTTAGTACGGCCAATCCGCTGAATGTGAAAAAGAATGTCTCTTTTATTGAAGAGCCGATTGACTGGACGCTGGTGCATGAAGTACAGAAAATTATTGGGGAACAGCAACGAGTAAGTTGGGCTAACTCTTAA
- a CDS encoding amidohydrolase family protein → MDYTIIDAHAHLWLRQDTVVDDLPIRTLDNGRSLFMGEIRQMVPPFMMDGVNSAEVFLSNMDYAQVAAAVITQEFIDGIQNEYLAEVISRYPDRFFVCGMCEFRKPGFLAQAKELIARGFKAIKIPAQRLLLKEGRVMLNSEEMMRMFRYMEERDVMLSIDLADGATQVPEMQEVIQECPRLRIAIGHFGMVTRPDWEEQIRLALHPNVMIESGGITWLFNDEFYPFKGAVKAIREAAELVGMEKLMWGSDYPRTITAITYKMSYDFIVKSPDLQEDEKRLFLGENARKFYGFTDLPVLPYIKNMSE, encoded by the coding sequence ATGGACTATACAATAATTGATGCCCATGCCCATTTATGGTTGCGGCAAGATACGGTGGTGGATGATCTGCCCATTCGTACGCTGGATAATGGACGTTCGTTGTTTATGGGAGAAATCCGCCAAATGGTTCCTCCCTTTATGATGGACGGGGTGAATAGTGCAGAAGTTTTCCTGTCGAACATGGACTATGCGCAAGTGGCTGCTGCCGTTATTACACAGGAATTTATTGATGGTATTCAGAATGAATATCTGGCAGAAGTTATTTCCCGTTATCCCGATCGCTTCTTTGTTTGCGGAATGTGTGAGTTTCGTAAGCCCGGGTTTCTGGCACAGGCAAAAGAACTAATAGCAAGAGGTTTCAAAGCTATTAAAATTCCGGCTCAACGCCTGTTGCTTAAAGAAGGACGGGTGATGCTGAATAGTGAAGAGATGATGCGGATGTTCCGCTATATGGAAGAACGGGATGTGATGCTTTCCATAGACTTGGCGGACGGAGCAACGCAAGTTCCCGAGATGCAGGAGGTTATTCAGGAATGTCCCCGGTTGAGAATTGCTATCGGGCATTTCGGAATGGTGACACGTCCGGATTGGGAAGAGCAGATACGGCTGGCTCTTCATCCCAATGTGATGATTGAATCCGGAGGAATAACCTGGCTTTTCAATGATGAGTTCTATCCTTTTAAGGGAGCAGTAAAAGCTATACGGGAAGCTGCCGAACTGGTCGGGATGGAGAAACTGATGTGGGGATCGGATTATCCGCGTACTATTACCGCAATCACTTACAAAATGTCGTATGATTTTATAGTGAAATCACCCGATTTGCAGGAAGATGAAAAAAGGCTGTTCCTTGGAGAAAATGCCCGGAAATTCTATGGATTTACTGATCTTCCCGTATTGCCATATATCAAAAACATGTCTGAATAA
- the fucP gene encoding L-fucose:H+ symporter permease translates to MKKNTYTIPLALVFCLFFLWAISSNLLPTMIRQLMKTCELNTFEASFTETAYWLAYFIFPIPIAMFMKRYSYKAGIIFGLLLAALGGLLFFPAAMLKAYWAYLCIFFIIATGMCFLETAANPYVTVLGAPETAPRRLNLAQSFNGLGAFISAMFLSKLILSGTHYTRDTLPVDYPGGWQAYIQVETDAMKFPYLMLALLLVIIAVVFVFSKLPQIGDESKTPSSGSKKEKLIDFGVLKHSHLRWGVIAQFFYNGGQTAINSLFLVYCCSYAGLPEETATTFFGLYMLAFLVGRWIGTGLMVKFRPQDMLLVYSLMNILLCGVVMIWGGMVGLYAMLAISFFMSIMYPTQFSLALKGLGDQTKSGSAFLVMAIVGNACLPQLTAYFMHANEHIYYAAYCVPMICFIFCAYYGWKGYKVID, encoded by the coding sequence ATGAAAAAAAATACTTATACGATACCTTTGGCGCTGGTCTTCTGCCTTTTTTTCCTTTGGGCAATTAGCAGCAATCTGCTCCCGACAATGATACGGCAGTTGATGAAAACCTGTGAACTGAACACCTTTGAGGCGTCATTTACCGAAACTGCCTATTGGCTTGCTTACTTCATTTTCCCGATTCCGATAGCTATGTTCATGAAGCGTTATAGCTACAAAGCAGGCATTATTTTCGGTTTATTGTTGGCGGCATTGGGTGGTTTGCTCTTTTTTCCGGCTGCCATGTTGAAAGCCTATTGGGCCTATCTCTGCATATTCTTTATCATAGCTACCGGTATGTGTTTCCTGGAGACTGCTGCCAATCCGTATGTTACCGTTTTGGGTGCGCCCGAAACAGCACCGCGACGGTTGAATCTGGCACAATCTTTCAACGGACTCGGCGCCTTTATTTCCGCTATGTTTCTGAGTAAACTGATTCTGAGTGGCACGCATTATACACGTGATACTTTACCCGTAGATTATCCGGGTGGCTGGCAGGCTTATATACAAGTAGAGACGGATGCTATGAAGTTCCCTTATCTGATGCTGGCTTTGCTGTTGGTGATCATAGCTGTGGTATTTGTATTTTCAAAATTGCCGCAGATAGGAGATGAAAGTAAGACTCCTTCTTCCGGTTCAAAGAAAGAAAAGCTGATTGATTTTGGTGTGCTGAAACATTCACACTTGCGTTGGGGAGTAATTGCGCAGTTCTTTTATAATGGCGGGCAGACAGCGATCAATAGTTTATTCCTTGTCTATTGCTGCTCTTATGCAGGGCTTCCGGAAGAAACCGCAACAACTTTCTTCGGACTTTATATGCTTGCTTTCCTTGTAGGGCGCTGGATTGGTACAGGACTGATGGTGAAATTCCGTCCGCAGGATATGTTGTTGGTTTATTCCTTAATGAATATTCTTTTATGCGGAGTGGTAATGATTTGGGGAGGTATGGTAGGATTATATGCTATGCTGGCTATCTCTTTCTTCATGTCTATTATGTATCCTACCCAGTTCTCTCTGGCTCTGAAGGGATTGGGCGACCAGACAAAAAGTGGTTCGGCTTTTCTCGTGATGGCTATTGTCGGTAATGCCTGTCTCCCTCAGTTGACGGCTTATTTCATGCACGCCAATGAGCACATTTATTATGCAGCTTACTGTGTACCGATGATTTGCTTTATATTCTGTGCCTACTATGGCTGGAAAGGTTATAAGGTTATTGATTAA
- a CDS encoding zinc-binding alcohol dehydrogenase family protein, with amino-acid sequence MKAVQIVNPSEMKVVELEKPVVGAGEVLVRIKYVGFCGSDLNTFLGRNPMVKLPVVPGHEVGAVIEEIGPDVPAGFEKGMNVTLNPYTNCGKCASCRNGRVNACEHNETLGVQRNGVMCEYAVLPWTKIIPAGNISPRDCALIEPMSVGFHAVSRGQVIDNEYVMVIGCGMIGIGAIVRAALRGAIVIAVDLDDEKLELARRMGASHTVNSKMEDVHSRIQEITEGFGADVVIEAVGSPVTYVMAVDEVAFSGRVVCIGYAKSEVAFQTKYFVQKELDIRGSRNALPADFRAVINYMKAGTCPVEELITKVAVPEDALEAMTEWAANPGKVFRILVQL; translated from the coding sequence ATGAAAGCAGTTCAAATAGTCAATCCCTCTGAAATGAAGGTGGTTGAACTTGAAAAACCGGTGGTTGGTGCCGGTGAGGTGTTAGTGAGAATTAAATATGTAGGTTTCTGTGGTTCCGATTTGAACACCTTCCTGGGGCGTAATCCGATGGTGAAGTTGCCTGTAGTGCCGGGGCACGAAGTAGGCGCGGTCATTGAAGAAATAGGTCCGGATGTTCCGGCAGGATTCGAAAAAGGAATGAATGTGACTCTGAATCCATATACTAATTGTGGTAAATGTGCTTCGTGCCGCAATGGTCGTGTCAATGCCTGCGAACATAATGAAACATTGGGAGTGCAGCGGAATGGCGTGATGTGTGAGTATGCTGTATTGCCTTGGACTAAAATTATTCCGGCAGGTAATATCTCTCCGCGTGATTGTGCCTTGATTGAGCCGATGAGTGTGGGATTTCATGCCGTTTCGCGCGGTCAGGTGATTGACAATGAATATGTGATGGTCATCGGTTGCGGTATGATTGGTATAGGTGCTATTGTTCGTGCCGCTCTCAGAGGTGCCATTGTTATTGCTGTGGACCTGGATGATGAGAAGTTGGAGCTGGCTCGGAGAATGGGAGCGTCTCATACGGTTAATTCTAAAATGGAAGATGTGCATAGCCGGATTCAAGAGATTACGGAAGGCTTTGGAGCTGATGTTGTGATTGAGGCTGTCGGTAGTCCTGTGACTTATGTAATGGCTGTGGATGAAGTTGCTTTTTCAGGGCGTGTCGTTTGCATTGGCTATGCGAAGAGTGAAGTCGCTTTCCAAACGAAGTATTTTGTCCAGAAAGAATTGGATATACGTGGTTCCAGAAATGCATTGCCGGCCGACTTTCGTGCGGTAATCAACTATATGAAGGCAGGAACTTGCCCGGTAGAAGAATTAATAACGAAGGTAGCAGTACCTGAAGATGCATTGGAAGCTATGACGGAGTGGGCGGCTAATCCTGGAAAAGTATTCCGTATCCTTGTACAGTTATAA
- a CDS encoding NigD-like protein has protein sequence MKKLRFYSVVFTFALLIIPMLQSCLNDDDENRGTRFTIGTIEVIGEKEYFFNLDDGDKMYPSDTTYIHNYTVKNNQRVFIHFLPLEEDIPGYDYNVKLIQLENILTKDIIPLTEETADSIGNDRINATSLWITGNYLNIEHQFFHSNNPDKKHMLNLVINETAETPDPEDEYFTLEFRHNAYNDEQRTPGWGIVSFRLDEITEQLAGKKGLKIIVNTIYDGKQTYRIDLKKE, from the coding sequence ATGAAGAAGCTGAGATTTTATTCGGTAGTATTTACATTTGCACTTTTAATAATACCGATGTTACAGTCTTGTCTGAATGATGATGACGAAAATCGTGGTACCCGTTTCACAATCGGTACTATAGAAGTTATAGGAGAAAAGGAATACTTTTTTAATCTGGATGACGGTGATAAGATGTATCCCAGTGATACTACTTACATCCATAACTACACAGTGAAAAACAACCAACGTGTATTTATTCATTTCCTTCCATTGGAAGAAGATATCCCGGGCTATGACTATAATGTGAAGCTTATCCAACTTGAGAACATACTGACAAAAGATATTATTCCACTTACCGAGGAAACAGCTGACAGCATCGGTAATGACCGTATCAATGCTACCTCATTATGGATTACGGGGAATTATCTGAACATAGAGCACCAGTTCTTCCACAGCAATAATCCAGATAAGAAGCACATGCTGAACCTGGTTATTAATGAAACGGCCGAAACACCTGATCCGGAAGACGAATATTTCACTTTGGAGTTCCGGCACAATGCTTATAACGATGAACAACGTACGCCGGGTTGGGGAATCGTATCATTCAGACTGGATGAAATAACCGAGCAATTGGCAGGAAAGAAAGGATTAAAAATAATCGTCAATACGATTTATGACGGAAAACAAACCTATAGGATAGATCTGAAAAAAGAGTAA
- a CDS encoding RNA polymerase sigma factor, which yields MEEQELAGRCRQGDNLARKELYERYAGRMLSVCLRYAGDRDTAEDLMHDGFLKLFDSFDKFTWRGDGSLRAWMERVMVNTALQYLRKNDVINQSEGLDNVPETYEEPDASTVETIPQKVLMQFISELPAGYRTVFNLYIFEEKSHKEIAQMLGINEKSSASQLTRAKATLATKVREWMKNNA from the coding sequence ATGGAAGAACAGGAACTGGCAGGACGGTGCAGGCAAGGCGACAACCTTGCCAGGAAGGAGCTGTACGAGCGCTATGCAGGGCGGATGCTCAGCGTGTGTCTTCGTTATGCGGGTGACCGTGATACAGCAGAAGACCTCATGCACGATGGTTTCCTGAAGCTCTTCGATTCTTTTGATAAATTCACTTGGCGAGGTGATGGATCCTTGCGGGCGTGGATGGAGCGTGTTATGGTGAATACGGCGCTGCAATACTTGCGCAAGAATGATGTAATAAACCAGTCGGAGGGGCTGGACAACGTACCCGAAACGTACGAGGAACCCGATGCTTCGACAGTGGAAACTATTCCTCAGAAGGTGCTGATGCAGTTTATCAGTGAATTACCTGCCGGTTATCGCACCGTATTCAACTTATATATATTTGAAGAAAAGTCTCATAAGGAAATCGCCCAGATGCTGGGTATTAATGAGAAGTCATCGGCTTCGCAGCTGACACGCGCCAAAGCCACTTTGGCTACAAAAGTGCGGGAGTGGATGAAGAACAATGCTTAA
- a CDS encoding porin family protein, producing MMKDDELWLKKIKERLDDYSEPLPDTGWERLEKVLPVSAPMSVGKKKQIMFRRWAMTAAAVVLVAVSSVSLWLLQSPVVDEVRRAAEPALATIPDVLPEQTKPDTQGEQPEPVIRRVIEQGDSRHQALVAQHLETESNVQEVNVNRQEEIVNSDLNSNVTEATEKTEQAKETETSSSIPEKKEREVYRPSSRDKLHLPTEKKSSAGNKGWAVGMSVGNTGALASLDNTNGGMHSGPNSTPMFSDKLDLPNVSSGILDIPEGQELVFEGGVPYLRKNTRQVKNIKHKQPLSFGLSVRKALPKNFSVETGVTYTMLSSEITYENSSEKTDQKLHYIGIPVRANWSFVNDKRFTVYVSAGGAIEKCVYGKVGSEKETVKPVQLSVMGAVGAQYNISNRVGIYVEPGVSYFFDDGSPIETIRKENPTNFTLQAGIRLTY from the coding sequence ATGATGAAAGATGATGAATTGTGGTTGAAAAAGATAAAGGAGCGGCTGGATGATTATTCCGAACCGTTGCCTGATACCGGCTGGGAACGGTTGGAGAAGGTATTGCCTGTCTCCGCACCCATGTCTGTAGGGAAGAAGAAACAGATCATGTTCCGTCGTTGGGCGATGACGGCTGCGGCAGTTGTGCTGGTGGCTGTCTCGTCTGTCAGCTTGTGGTTGCTGCAAAGTCCGGTAGTGGACGAGGTGCGTCGTGCAGCTGAACCGGCTCTGGCAACGATACCTGATGTATTGCCGGAACAGACAAAGCCGGATACTCAAGGAGAACAGCCGGAACCTGTTATCCGGCGAGTCATTGAACAAGGGGATTCTCGTCATCAAGCTCTTGTAGCGCAGCATTTGGAGACGGAAAGCAATGTTCAGGAAGTAAACGTGAACCGACAAGAAGAAATAGTGAATTCAGATTTGAATTCAAATGTGACAGAAGCGACGGAAAAAACGGAACAGGCAAAGGAAACGGAAACTTCATCTTCGATTCCTGAAAAGAAGGAACGCGAAGTGTATCGTCCTTCCAGTAGAGATAAACTCCATTTGCCTACTGAAAAGAAATCATCTGCCGGAAATAAAGGTTGGGCGGTTGGCATGTCTGTAGGAAATACGGGAGCACTTGCGTCGCTGGATAATACAAATGGCGGTATGCACTCAGGTCCGAATTCAACTCCGATGTTTAGTGATAAACTGGATTTACCGAATGTTTCCAGTGGTATTCTGGATATTCCTGAAGGACAAGAACTGGTATTTGAAGGTGGAGTACCTTATCTGCGGAAAAATACCCGTCAGGTTAAAAATATCAAGCATAAGCAACCTCTTAGTTTCGGCTTATCGGTACGGAAAGCATTGCCGAAAAACTTTTCTGTGGAAACCGGTGTGACTTATACGATGCTGTCGTCTGAAATAACATATGAAAATAGTTCGGAAAAGACAGATCAAAAACTGCACTATATCGGTATTCCGGTGCGTGCGAACTGGAGTTTCGTTAATGACAAACGTTTCACGGTATATGTATCTGCTGGTGGTGCAATAGAGAAGTGCGTCTATGGTAAGGTAGGAAGCGAAAAGGAAACGGTGAAACCCGTGCAATTATCTGTAATGGGTGCGGTAGGTGCTCAATATAATATTAGTAATAGAGTGGGAATATATGTAGAGCCCGGTGTTTCCTATTTCTTTGACGATGGCTCTCCGATAGAGACTATACGAAAGGAAAACCCGACGAACTTTACGTTGCAGGCAGGTATCCGTCTGACTTACTAA
- the pflA gene encoding pyruvate formate-lyase-activating protein, whose amino-acid sequence MINVHSYESMGTFDGPGLRLVVFLQGCPFRCLYCANPDTIDAKGGTPTPPEEILQMAISQKVFFGKKGGITFSGGEPTLQAEALIPLFKDLKANGIHICLDTNGGIWNEKVEELLSLTDLVLLDLKEFNPERHKKLTGCSNAKTLHTAAWLEEQNRPFWLRYVLVPGYSDFEEDIRSLGEHLGQYKSIQRVEILPYHRLGVHKYEAMGWDYQLKEVKENTPELLERAEKLFKEYFETVIVN is encoded by the coding sequence ATGATAAACGTACACTCCTACGAAAGTATGGGAACATTCGACGGGCCGGGTCTCCGGCTCGTCGTTTTCCTGCAAGGCTGTCCGTTCCGTTGTCTGTATTGTGCCAACCCGGATACAATAGACGCAAAAGGGGGTACACCTACTCCACCGGAAGAAATTCTGCAAATGGCTATCAGCCAGAAAGTATTTTTCGGAAAAAAGGGTGGCATCACATTCTCAGGCGGTGAACCTACATTACAGGCCGAAGCGCTTATACCTCTGTTCAAAGATTTGAAAGCAAACGGCATTCACATCTGCCTGGATACCAATGGCGGCATCTGGAATGAAAAAGTAGAAGAATTATTGAGCCTGACGGATTTAGTGCTACTGGATCTCAAAGAATTCAATCCCGAACGCCATAAGAAGCTGACCGGATGCAGCAATGCAAAAACTTTGCATACGGCCGCCTGGTTGGAGGAACAGAACCGCCCTTTCTGGCTACGCTATGTATTAGTGCCGGGATATAGTGATTTTGAGGAAGATATCCGCAGTTTGGGCGAACATCTCGGCCAATATAAAAGTATACAGCGGGTAGAAATACTTCCCTATCATCGCCTGGGCGTGCATAAGTACGAAGCTATGGGATGGGATTACCAATTGAAAGAAGTAAAAGAAAACACTCCCGAACTGCTGGAACGTGCGGAAAAGTTATTCAAGGAATACTTCGAAACGGTTATAGTAAACTAA